Part of the Acetomicrobium thermoterrenum DSM 13490 genome is shown below.
GAGGCTTCGAACTTGCTATTCCCGCTTCAAAAATAACCCTCTACGAGGTTTATGAAGCCATAGAGGGAAAGCCTTCGTCAGACTATTGCTTGATAAATAAAAAAAATTGTCCCTTTGGGAGCTGTATTTTTGGAGGAATGCTCAAAAGAATTAACGAAGAGTTTATAAAATATCTATCCAGCAGGACTTTAGCTGACTTAGTAAGGAGTGATCTTTTCGATGAAACAAAGGGTATTGCGAAGAGTAATAAACATTGATGAGGATAAGTGTGACGGATGTGGCCTTTGTGCCGAAGCCTGTCATGAGGGCGCAATAGTCATAGAAGACGGGAAGGCCAAGCTCAGAAACGAGTCTTACTGCGATGGCTTGGGAGACTGTATCGGTGAATGCCCGAAGGAGGCCATATCCTTTGAGTTGAGGGAAGCTGAAGAATACACAAGAGTTACAGATGAACCAAGTCGTGGGAAAAACCTCCTTCCCTGCGGGTGCCCAGGAAGCAATGTTATGGATATTCGTCATAATGGCAATAAAAGAATGTCAGAAAGCTTGGAACAGGGCGTCGCCGATGACAATTCTAGGCTTTTGAACTGGCCAATTCAGCTTAAGTTGTTACCGATAAATGCACCGTATTTGAAAAGATCTTCTATCGTGTTGGCTGCGGATTGCACGGGATTTTCGTTATACAGTTTTCAAAAGACGATATTGAAAGACGATGAAAGAGTTTTGCTCATAGGTTGTCCCAAACTAGATGATGCCGAGCTTTATAGGCAGAAATTAGCTCAAATTATTGAGGTAAATCAGACGCCCGAAATAACTGTAATAATTATGGAAGTGCCTTGCTGTGGGGGATTATGGAGAATAGCGGAATCCGTTGCAAGCGAAGTTAATCGGGATATAGTTTTAAATAAAATAGTGATTGGAATCGATGGTAACATTAAAGATAAAGAAACAATTAAATATAGATACAAAGCAAATTAAAAAGGGGGAGTAGGTATGTTTTGTTATCAATGCGAACAGACAGCACAAGGGAGTGGTTGTACTAATTTTGGCGTATGTGGCAAAAGCCCCGAGGTAGCGGATCTTCAGGACCTGCTCATACACGTCGCTAAAGGTATTTCCATGTACGCTCACAGGGCGCGAGCTTTAGGTGCGTCCGACGAAGAAATCGATTCATTAGTAATAGAATCTTTATTTACTACGGTGACTAATGTTAACTTCGACGTGGATCGCATGGAACAAATGATCCGTAAGGCGGAAAAGATAAGGGAAAAGGCTCGAAATCTTTACCTCATTGCAGCAAAGGAAAAGGGAATAACGCCGGATGAGCTAAACGGGCCGGCGACATTTGAGCTGGCAAAAGACCGATCGGGACTATTAACTCAAGGAGAAAAGGTCAATCCCGAATCGCGAGCTCAGCGATGGGGAGATGTGATAGGGGGACTACACGACCTTATCTTGTTTGGCCTAAAGGGGAGCGCAGCCTACGCAGATCATGCCCAGATTTTGGGCAAAAAAAGCGAGGAGATTTATGGGGGATTTCATGCTTTCATGGACTACCTCTCCAAAGATAGCTTTACGGAAGAGGAATTATTGCAAAAGGCTATCGAATTTGGGAACTTTAATATAAAGGTAATGGAGCTTCTGGATGAAGCCAATACCGAAGCCTATGGTCATCCCGAACCTACCAAAGTAAGGGTAACCCCTGTAAAGGGAAAGGCAATACTTGTTTCCGGTCATGACTTGAGGGATTTGGATCTTCTCTTAAAACAAACGGAGGGCAAGGGCATAAGCGTCTATACTCACGGAGAGATGCTTCCTTGCTTAGCCTATCCGAAACTCAAAAAATATTCTCATCTTGTAGGAAACTATGGAAGTGCCTGGCAGAATCAGCGAAGTGAATTCGATGAATTTCCTGGTGCAATTTTGATGACGACCAACTGCATTCAAAAACCAAAGGATTCTTACAAGGATCGAATTTTTACCACAGGTCTGGTGGCTTGGCCGGGGGTACGCCACATTGGTCCCGATAAGGACTTTTCTCCCCTTATTGAGGCAGCGCTTGCCCAGCCCGGTTTCGCCGAAGATGGACCAGAACATTACATTACCATAGGTTTTGCCAGAAATACCGTGCTCTCCGTAGCCGATAAGGTCATTGATTTGGTCAAGCAGGGGAAGATCCGACACTTCTTCCTTATCGGTGGTTGCGATGGGGCAAAGCCAGGGCGTAATTATTACACTGAATTTGCAACTAGCGTACCAAATGACTGTCTTATCTTGACCTTAGCATGCGGCAAATATCGCTTCAATAAGTTGGAGTTTGGCGATATTGAGGGCATCCCGAGGTTGCTCGACATGGGGCAGTGCAACGACGCATATTCGGCTATAGTCGTAGCTAAAGCACTTGCCGATGCCTTTGAGACGGATGTCAACAGCCTTCCTTTATCGCTCATCTTATCGTGGTACGAGCAAAAGGCCGTTTGTATTTTGTTGTCCCTTATCGCCCTTGGAATCAAAAATATGCGCCTTGGCCCAACCCTTCCTGCCTTTTTAAAGCCCAAAGTGATTTCCTACTTGAGCGAAAATTTGGGTCTCAAACCTATCACTACTCCGGCAGAGGATTTAAAAGCCATACTGGGCTAAACACAAGTCACCTACTGTTCCTATACAAAAGAGGCAAGTTACTAACTTGCCTCTTTTGTATTCTTAAATAGGTATCAATTAGCGTGCCCGGATTCTTACCGTCGCCAATTACGAGAAGAATTATATCAATACTAGTGACTAAAGTGACATATATGTATTTTGTATTCTTTTATTAATGCCTATTGCAAAAATAATGCAGCGATGATAAATTGAGTGTCAATAATTGAATACATCCGAATTCGACCTTCGATTATAAAAAGTATGCTCTTATGAAAAAGGGGGTTAAGTGAAAACATTGGACAATGCAAGGAGTATTCAAGAGCGGTTCTCATTACCAAGTAGACTGCCATATAAAAACATTACTATGGCAGTACGAGAACGCTTGATGATGGAGCTTTTGTTTTCTAACAAATATGAGCCGGGTGAATGGATTAATGAATCGGTTATAGCCAATGAACTAAACATAAGCAAAGCGCCTATTAGGGAAGCCTTAAGGGAGTTAGCAGCAATTGGATTAGTGCAGATAGTACCTCACAAGGGAGCTCGTGTAACAGAATTTACAAAACGAGACATGGAAGAAATCTATACCATTAGATATATGTTAGAGGAATGCATTTTTAAGGATATTATCGTTCGGGATGCAGTAACAGAGGATGATATTAATCACCTTAATGGGATTGCTCAAAAGATGAAGATGATCGCTATGAGTGATAAGTCTAAGGAGTTAATATTGGGTAATTTTCTCGAGAAAGACCTTGAATTTCACAAATATCTTTGGCTTAAAGCGGACCTCAAATGGACAGTAAAAATGCTTTTAGATATATATCTTTTGCTCATTTTGGGAATATATAAATTTTTACTGGATGCTAACTTAACTGAAACAGCAGAATATCACTTTAGAATTATAGATTACATAAAGGCCAAGGATATTGATAAATTCAAAAAAGATAGGTCAGAAAGCTATTATGCTTTAAGAAGATGCACTAGTGATTAAAGGGGGGGTTTATTAAATGGATAAAATGACGAGCAGATTACGTAAACTTCTTTCTAGGGACCAAATACTTGTTGCGCCAGGAGCTCACGATCCTCTTGTGGCGAAGATAATCGAAAAAGAAGGTTTTGAGGCAGTGTATATGACTGGTTATGGGACCTCGGCAAGTGTGTTAGGGCAACCAGATGTCGGACTCTTGACGCAAACAGAAATGGCAATTAGAGCTGCGAACTTAGTTGAGGCAGTAAATATACCTGTCATTGCCGATGCAGATACAGGATATGGAAATGCCATTAATGTTCAACGGACCGTGCGCTTATACGAAAAAGCAGGGGTTGCCTGTATTCAACTTGAGGATCAAGTAGCTCCAAAAAAGTGTGGTCACATGCTGGGTAGGGAAATCATTTCGCAGGATGAGATGGTTGGAAAGATTAAAGCGGCCTGTGATGCCAGAGTTGATGACGACCTTATGATAATGGCAAGAACAGATGCCCGCACTAATTTTGGAATAGATGCGGCCATAGAAAGAGGCTTAGCTTACGAAGCAGCAGGTGCAGATATTATTTTTATAGAATCTCCAGAGTCTATTGAAGAAATGCAGAAGGTAACATCAAGTTTTAATGTGCCCGTGTTGGCCAATATGCTTGAACATGGGAGGACTCCGTTATTAACGGCAAAAGAACTCGAGGACCTGGGGTATGACTTAGTGATCTTCTGTGTAGCCTCTACATATGTTATCGCAAAGGCGGTTACTAAATTGATGAAGGAACTTAAAACTACGGGGACCACTGCTGGCATGCTCGACGACATGATTCCCTTTAACGAATTTAATGAGCTTGTTGGGTTGAATATTATTAGAGAGAAAGAAAAGGAATATGCTACAGGAAGGGATTAATGTAGCATTTAAGCACTAACAATATATAGTGAAGGAGGTATATTGATAATGGAGCAGATTAAAGATCCTATGAATTGGAAGGTATGGGGTAGGTTTATATTGCTATACATTTTACTTGTACCATGGTATTTCCCGAAGGGCATAGGAGAAAAATTGGTCCTCGGCATACCTCTTTGGGCTCTGTTAATTATCGTCTTTCTCGTATGTTTGGTGTTATCAATCATTGACGTTACAAGGAATCATTGGAATTTGGAAGCTTTTATTTCCAAGGAAGATAAGAGTTAGAGAGTTAAGGAGGGGATGATAAATGGTTAGCATGGTTGGTCCAATTGTTACGTTGGTTATTTCTCTGATTGTAATGCTTTACATTGGTTGGTATTCATTTAAAAAGAGACAAGCTGAGTCAATGGAAGATTATTTCCTTGCTAGTCGTACCGTAGGCACATTGGTTGTGGCCTTAAGCCTATTTGCCACACAGTATAGCGGTAACAGCATGATCGGATATACGGCAAGAGCTTACAGGATTGGCTTTCAGCAACTCGTTTTTCCTGTTTTTATGGTCATGATTCCCGTTGCTTATATGCTGTTTATACCTAGATTATATGTGCTAGCCCATAGAAGAAAATATATAACGTTAATCGATTTCTTGGAGGATAGGTTTAGATCAAAAACTCTTTGTTTTATAGCTGGTATTTTTTTATTCTGGGGAATATATGTACAATTTATCGAGCAGCTCCAGGCTAGCGGCACCCTTTTTGCTGGTTTGGGTTCCCATATACCTTATTGGAGTGGAGTAGTGATTTTAGGATCGATTATTGCCGTATATGTTGCAATAGGTGGAATGAGGGGAGCGATGCTAGCTCAAGCGATTCAGGGTGGAATAATGTTTTTGGGAATTTTGTTTTTAATTATATACAGTTGGATTCATTTTGGTGGGCTCGGCTCATCGGTCCAGAAGTTGCTGGAAATTTCTCCATCGAAGGTTCTTCCGCCCCAATCGTCGGGAGGAATACTGAATTGGGCAAGTACCATGGCGCTGGTTGGTTTAGGTGGTGCAATGTATGCACATTCTATCCAACAGCTTTTTGCGTCACGTAATGAAAACGTTTTGAAGCATTCATTAGCTAGAATGGCTGTCTTAACTTTCGTAACTCCTACAATACTTGTGTTCATCGGTGTTATAGCTGCGGCAAATATATTGGGACTTTCGGGAATGGACACAGAAAAAGTAATACCAATCATGTTGACACAAATTATGCAAAGGTCGACATTTGCTTATTGGGCTATGTCTATAGTGTTCACTGCTATTCTTATGGCTACGCTTTCAACCGCAAGCGGAGTTCTGATTTCATTAACCACCATAATCATTAGAGATTTCTATCGACGGTTTATCAACCCTAATGTTACGGACCTAAAGGCAACAAGGGTGGCTCGTTGGTTTAACTTTGTAATACTAATCGTAAGTATGATATTGGTTTTGGAACCAAAGACTACTATATGGCGACTAACGGAGATTAAGTTTGAAGGACTTTTACAAGCAGTTCCTGCAGTCCTTTTGGGTCTATATTGGTCTCGAGCAACTAAACCTGCAATAATTACCGGTATGATTGTAGGTGGAGTTGTGGCTGTAGGTATGAGTTTGTCGGGTAATCCTAGATTCCTAGGTATACATGGTGGCGTTTGGGGCATGCTTTTAAACTTCTTTATTGCAATTGCAATTAGCTTAATGACTTCGTCCAAGGAAGATGAAATACAATCATTTGGCGAAAAATTTGTTAATTTATTTAAAATGAACCAATAGTATTCAAAATGTGTTTCTTTTAATATTAATATTATAATATTTTATATAAAATTAAGATTGAATAAGACTATATATGGATTTTAACGTTTAATAAGGAGGTAATAACTAATGGGTCATAGCATAACCGAAAAAATACTTGCCGCTCATAGCGAGCAAGGAGACTTTAAACCGGGGGATATCATTGATGTAACTGTGGATATGTTACTGATGAACGATATTACCGGACCGGTGGCGGTTGAGGTCTTTGATAAGATGGGCGATGGAGAGGTTTTCGATAAGAACAAGATAGCTATAGTTTTAGACCATTTTACTCCCAATAAAGACGTGACGTCTGCTAAACAGTGCAAAACAATGCGCGATTT
Proteins encoded:
- a CDS encoding ATP-binding protein, with the translated sequence MKQRVLRRVINIDEDKCDGCGLCAEACHEGAIVIEDGKAKLRNESYCDGLGDCIGECPKEAISFELREAEEYTRVTDEPSRGKNLLPCGCPGSNVMDIRHNGNKRMSESLEQGVADDNSRLLNWPIQLKLLPINAPYLKRSSIVLAADCTGFSLYSFQKTILKDDERVLLIGCPKLDDAELYRQKLAQIIEVNQTPEITVIIMEVPCCGGLWRIAESVASEVNRDIVLNKIVIGIDGNIKDKETIKYRYKAN
- a CDS encoding RrF2 family transcriptional regulator, which encodes MKGGVVQISQAASIALHGMGILALQGRRISVRELSEMISVSEPHAAKVFQRLTRAGLVNSLRGPSGGFELAIPASKITLYEVYEAIEGKPSSDYCLINKKNCPFGSCIFGGMLKRINEEFIKYLSSRTLADLVRSDLFDETKGIAKSNKH
- a CDS encoding isocitrate lyase/PEP mutase family protein, with the translated sequence MDKMTSRLRKLLSRDQILVAPGAHDPLVAKIIEKEGFEAVYMTGYGTSASVLGQPDVGLLTQTEMAIRAANLVEAVNIPVIADADTGYGNAINVQRTVRLYEKAGVACIQLEDQVAPKKCGHMLGREIISQDEMVGKIKAACDARVDDDLMIMARTDARTNFGIDAAIERGLAYEAAGADIIFIESPESIEEMQKVTSSFNVPVLANMLEHGRTPLLTAKELEDLGYDLVIFCVASTYVIAKAVTKLMKELKTTGTTAGMLDDMIPFNEFNELVGLNIIREKEKEYATGRD
- a CDS encoding sodium:solute symporter family protein encodes the protein MVSMVGPIVTLVISLIVMLYIGWYSFKKRQAESMEDYFLASRTVGTLVVALSLFATQYSGNSMIGYTARAYRIGFQQLVFPVFMVMIPVAYMLFIPRLYVLAHRRKYITLIDFLEDRFRSKTLCFIAGIFLFWGIYVQFIEQLQASGTLFAGLGSHIPYWSGVVILGSIIAVYVAIGGMRGAMLAQAIQGGIMFLGILFLIIYSWIHFGGLGSSVQKLLEISPSKVLPPQSSGGILNWASTMALVGLGGAMYAHSIQQLFASRNENVLKHSLARMAVLTFVTPTILVFIGVIAAANILGLSGMDTEKVIPIMLTQIMQRSTFAYWAMSIVFTAILMATLSTASGVLISLTTIIIRDFYRRFINPNVTDLKATRVARWFNFVILIVSMILVLEPKTTIWRLTEIKFEGLLQAVPAVLLGLYWSRATKPAIITGMIVGGVVAVGMSLSGNPRFLGIHGGVWGMLLNFFIAIAISLMTSSKEDEIQSFGEKFVNLFKMNQ
- the hcp gene encoding hydroxylamine reductase produces the protein MFCYQCEQTAQGSGCTNFGVCGKSPEVADLQDLLIHVAKGISMYAHRARALGASDEEIDSLVIESLFTTVTNVNFDVDRMEQMIRKAEKIREKARNLYLIAAKEKGITPDELNGPATFELAKDRSGLLTQGEKVNPESRAQRWGDVIGGLHDLILFGLKGSAAYADHAQILGKKSEEIYGGFHAFMDYLSKDSFTEEELLQKAIEFGNFNIKVMELLDEANTEAYGHPEPTKVRVTPVKGKAILVSGHDLRDLDLLLKQTEGKGISVYTHGEMLPCLAYPKLKKYSHLVGNYGSAWQNQRSEFDEFPGAILMTTNCIQKPKDSYKDRIFTTGLVAWPGVRHIGPDKDFSPLIEAALAQPGFAEDGPEHYITIGFARNTVLSVADKVIDLVKQGKIRHFFLIGGCDGAKPGRNYYTEFATSVPNDCLILTLACGKYRFNKLEFGDIEGIPRLLDMGQCNDAYSAIVVAKALADAFETDVNSLPLSLILSWYEQKAVCILLSLIALGIKNMRLGPTLPAFLKPKVISYLSENLGLKPITTPAEDLKAILG
- a CDS encoding GntR family transcriptional regulator, coding for MDNARSIQERFSLPSRLPYKNITMAVRERLMMELLFSNKYEPGEWINESVIANELNISKAPIREALRELAAIGLVQIVPHKGARVTEFTKRDMEEIYTIRYMLEECIFKDIIVRDAVTEDDINHLNGIAQKMKMIAMSDKSKELILGNFLEKDLEFHKYLWLKADLKWTVKMLLDIYLLLILGIYKFLLDANLTETAEYHFRIIDYIKAKDIDKFKKDRSESYYALRRCTSD